One window from the genome of Acinetobacter sp. ANC 7912 encodes:
- a CDS encoding AraC family transcriptional regulator, translated as MQERAHFLHFRELGGLELLKARYLHTQFSKHVHEGYCIAVIEEGAQSFLRTGHQHFAPKDSIILVNADEIHTGSAAVETGWGYRAIYPTLEMIAEITQDIFPYKNVSPWFPQAVVQDPGLAQQLVLLFNILEQPENTLLKESLYISTLTQIIRLYARSRPEPVLLPKAESKIQLAKDLMLAEPEHDFSLNGLAEQVGLSPWHFLREFKRTVGLPPHSWLIQIRLHKAQRLLKQGHSIALTAQCCGFSDQSHFNRHFKRSLGVTPLQYLQHLSQR; from the coding sequence ATGCAGGAACGAGCACATTTTTTACATTTTAGGGAGCTGGGTGGTCTGGAGTTGCTGAAGGCCAGATATCTTCACACCCAGTTTTCCAAGCATGTGCATGAAGGGTACTGCATTGCAGTGATTGAAGAAGGTGCACAAAGCTTTCTGCGCACTGGTCATCAGCATTTCGCACCGAAAGACTCGATTATCCTGGTCAATGCCGATGAGATCCATACCGGTTCTGCCGCCGTAGAAACTGGCTGGGGCTATCGTGCCATTTATCCTACCCTGGAAATGATTGCCGAGATTACTCAGGATATTTTTCCATATAAAAATGTAAGCCCCTGGTTTCCACAAGCGGTCGTTCAGGATCCAGGTTTGGCCCAGCAGCTGGTGTTACTGTTCAATATTCTGGAACAACCTGAAAATACGTTGCTTAAAGAAAGCCTATATATTTCCACGCTGACTCAGATAATTCGCTTGTATGCTCGTTCACGTCCTGAACCGGTATTGTTGCCCAAAGCTGAAAGTAAAATTCAGCTAGCCAAAGATTTGATGCTGGCCGAGCCTGAACATGATTTTTCTTTGAATGGACTGGCAGAACAGGTGGGCTTAAGTCCCTGGCATTTTCTGCGTGAGTTTAAGCGTACCGTTGGACTTCCTCCGCATAGCTGGCTGATACAGATCAGGCTGCATAAAGCACAACGTTTGCTAAAACAAGGTCATAGTATTGCCCTGACTGCACAATGTTGTGGTTTCTCTGATCAAAGCCATTTTAACCGGCATTTTAAACGCAGTCTGGGTGTCACTCCTTTGCAGTATCTGCAACATTTATCGCAGCGTTAA
- the rpsB gene encoding 30S ribosomal protein S2 — translation MADYNVSMRDLLQAGAHFGHQTRFWNPKMRQYIFGARNKIHIINLEHTVPALNDALNFANQLASKKNKVLFVGTKRAASNIIREQAQRAGQPYVDHRWLGGMLTNWKTLRQSINRLKDLQTQSQDGTFAKLTKREALERTREMEKLERSLGGVKNMGGLPDALFVIDVDHEAIAIKEAKNLGIPVIGVVDTNSNPDNVDYVIPGNDDAIRAVTLYASAMADAIIAGKEYAQSQANAQAKAEEAPASEA, via the coding sequence ATGGCAGATTACAACGTAAGCATGCGTGACCTTCTACAAGCTGGCGCGCACTTTGGTCACCAAACTCGTTTCTGGAACCCAAAAATGCGTCAATACATCTTTGGCGCTCGTAACAAAATTCACATCATCAACCTTGAGCACACTGTTCCTGCGTTAAATGATGCTTTGAACTTCGCTAACCAATTAGCAAGCAAAAAGAACAAAGTTTTGTTCGTTGGTACTAAACGTGCTGCTTCTAACATCATCCGTGAACAAGCTCAACGCGCAGGTCAACCATACGTTGATCACCGTTGGTTAGGTGGTATGTTGACTAACTGGAAAACTCTTCGTCAGTCAATCAACCGTCTGAAAGACCTTCAAACTCAATCTCAAGACGGCACTTTCGCTAAGCTGACTAAACGTGAAGCTTTAGAACGTACTCGTGAGATGGAAAAACTTGAACGTTCTCTTGGTGGCGTTAAAAACATGGGTGGTTTACCAGACGCACTGTTCGTTATCGACGTTGACCACGAAGCTATCGCGATCAAAGAAGCTAAAAACCTTGGTATTCCTGTAATCGGTGTGGTAGATACTAACTCTAACCCAGACAACGTTGATTACGTAATCCCAGGTAACGACGACGCAATCCGTGCAGTTACTCTTTATGCTTCTGCTATGGCTGATGCGATTATTGCTGGTAAAGAATACGCTCAATCACAAGCAAACGCACAAGCTAAAGCTGAAGAAGCTCCTGCTTCTGAGGCTTAA
- the mltB gene encoding lytic murein transglycosylase B encodes MLTPNFYNKLKQISVVLATLGLSSLSQANDFQLHPSYSAFKYKTMQQYGLSSEQIDWAMNGTRNLPNVISIMNRPGESKPWYSYKTNFLAGSTIQRGVRFKQQYFDTLNRAEQQFGVPQSIILGILGVETGFGSNKGSFVTRDALATLGFNGSRRNEYFQDELAALIAWSYKDGIPASSVVGSYAGAVGYPQFMPSNITKFGVDYDGNGHIDLRNSAVDAIGSIANYLANHGWQRNQPIAFPARYTGPNPDAIIAKDLTQPTPYGVLKAQGVSPMNPIVKIDDLDLVNVIQLQENYGPVYYITYPNFQVITTYNKSRMYATALWLLGTEIVSR; translated from the coding sequence ATGTTAACACCAAATTTTTATAACAAACTTAAACAAATTTCTGTGGTACTTGCGACACTAGGCTTGAGCAGTCTAAGCCAAGCCAATGATTTCCAGCTTCATCCTTCTTATTCTGCCTTTAAATACAAAACAATGCAGCAGTATGGCCTGAGCAGCGAGCAGATCGACTGGGCCATGAATGGGACACGGAATTTACCGAATGTGATCAGCATTATGAACCGTCCAGGTGAAAGCAAGCCATGGTACAGTTATAAAACCAATTTCCTGGCAGGAAGCACCATTCAACGTGGTGTCCGTTTTAAACAGCAGTATTTCGATACCCTGAATCGTGCTGAGCAGCAGTTTGGTGTGCCACAGTCGATCATTCTCGGCATTCTGGGGGTAGAAACCGGTTTTGGCAGTAACAAAGGCTCCTTTGTCACCCGCGATGCACTGGCAACCTTAGGTTTTAATGGCAGCCGTCGTAATGAATATTTTCAGGATGAACTGGCTGCACTGATTGCCTGGTCTTATAAAGATGGTATTCCAGCTTCTTCTGTAGTGGGTTCTTATGCCGGTGCTGTGGGCTACCCACAATTCATGCCGAGCAACATCACCAAGTTCGGTGTCGACTATGATGGTAATGGTCATATTGACCTGCGTAATTCTGCCGTAGATGCCATTGGCTCGATCGCCAACTATCTGGCCAACCATGGCTGGCAACGTAATCAGCCCATCGCTTTCCCGGCGCGTTATACCGGTCCCAATCCCGATGCGATCATTGCCAAGGATTTAACCCAACCTACCCCTTATGGCGTACTCAAGGCTCAAGGGGTTAGTCCAATGAATCCTATTGTGAAAATTGATGATCTGGACTTGGTCAATGTGATCCAGCTACAGGAAAATTATGGGCCGGTTTACTACATTACTTACCCGAATTTTCAGGTGATTACCACTTACAATAAGAGTCGAATGTACGCGACTGCATTGTGGCTTTTAGGCACAGAAATCGTGAGCCGATAA
- a CDS encoding DUF3465 domain-containing protein yields MANKTNMGIGAVIALLVAAYLGLDLSESKQQSNNFAPAAEVVVQEQAKVQQPATADDTYRIEQAYQQRQSDLQVQASGQVVAVLKDDNEGSRHQKFILELSNGQTVLVAHNIDLAPRIGNIQKGDQVEFYGEYEYSDKGGVIHWTHHDPSRKHVDGWLKHQGRMYQ; encoded by the coding sequence ATGGCAAATAAAACCAATATGGGGATTGGGGCAGTTATTGCACTGTTAGTAGCTGCTTACTTGGGGCTGGATTTATCGGAATCCAAGCAGCAAAGCAATAACTTTGCACCTGCAGCAGAAGTCGTGGTTCAAGAGCAGGCTAAAGTTCAACAGCCTGCAACTGCTGATGATACCTACCGTATTGAACAGGCTTATCAGCAAAGACAAAGTGATCTTCAGGTTCAGGCGAGCGGTCAGGTTGTAGCTGTATTGAAAGATGATAATGAAGGTTCGCGTCATCAAAAGTTTATTTTGGAACTGTCTAATGGTCAGACGGTATTGGTCGCACATAATATCGATCTGGCACCACGAATCGGGAATATCCAAAAAGGCGATCAGGTCGAGTTTTATGGCGAATATGAATATAGCGACAAGGGTGGAGTGATTCACTGGACCCATCATGATCCAAGCCGTAAACATGTCGATGGTTGGTTAAAACATCAAGGCCGAATGTATCAGTAA
- a CDS encoding AzlD domain-containing protein, producing MSWVLLLGLAGVVFLNRYIFLEPHLNIQLPIFLQKMLRHSAPHLMLVIASPIIFLKQGQLRESVFDPYIFAVVVCFAGLLAAKTVAEFCPSSGLFLSISDHLEVIFI from the coding sequence ATGAGCTGGGTACTACTTTTAGGGCTTGCAGGTGTGGTTTTTTTAAATCGTTATATTTTTCTGGAACCGCATCTCAATATTCAGCTGCCTATTTTCCTGCAAAAAATGCTACGTCATTCTGCTCCCCATCTGATGCTAGTCATAGCTTCTCCAATTATTTTTTTGAAACAGGGCCAATTACGAGAGAGTGTATTTGATCCTTATATTTTTGCTGTTGTAGTGTGTTTTGCTGGGCTGTTGGCAGCAAAAACTGTTGCTGAATTTTGTCCTAGTTCTGGCCTGTTTTTATCTATTTCAGATCATCTTGAAGTGATTTTTATCTAA
- a CDS encoding GFA family protein, with translation MKARCLCGATQFEVELKNHEVAACHCSMCRRQTSGPLLSIDIEKMDFTEQQYLSVYSSSEWAERGFCNACGTMLFWRTKDHSFANINVFTLDELPEDLNLNLEIYIDSKPTFYAFNNQTKKMTEAEVIEMFNADKE, from the coding sequence ATGAAAGCAAGATGTTTATGCGGAGCAACACAATTTGAAGTAGAGCTTAAGAACCATGAAGTCGCTGCGTGCCATTGTTCCATGTGCCGTCGCCAGACTAGTGGACCTTTATTGTCGATTGATATCGAAAAGATGGATTTTACAGAGCAGCAGTATTTGAGTGTATATAGCTCTTCCGAGTGGGCAGAGCGCGGCTTTTGCAATGCCTGTGGCACTATGCTGTTCTGGCGAACCAAAGACCATTCATTTGCCAATATCAATGTATTTACTTTGGATGAGCTGCCGGAAGATCTGAATTTAAATCTCGAGATCTATATTGATAGTAAGCCAACATTTTATGCATTTAATAATCAGACCAAGAAAATGACTGAAGCAGAAGTGATTGAAATGTTTAATGCTGATAAAGAATGA
- a CDS encoding septal ring lytic transglycosylase RlpA family protein produces MHSSFLKYVLAIATTVTLTQSQAELVQSSSLNHDHDRSRLATRVLNREAQSFNSNFTNLSSLSITERSGDRVRRETIAAKIEVPEDEPSVIEKLNTVASNTVRKFTQTGTASWYGRQFHGRKTASGETFDMNAMTAAHRSLPLNCFIRVTNKNNGKSVVVKVNDRGPFHGNRVLDLSYGAAKRLGITNSGTAKVSIERVDGPNS; encoded by the coding sequence ATGCATTCTTCTTTTCTGAAATATGTACTGGCGATTGCCACGACGGTCACCTTGACCCAGTCGCAGGCAGAACTGGTTCAGTCGTCGTCGTTAAATCACGACCATGATCGTTCTCGTTTAGCCACCCGTGTATTAAACCGTGAAGCTCAAAGCTTCAATTCAAATTTTACTAACCTAAGCAGCCTTTCAATCACTGAGCGTTCTGGCGATAGAGTTCGTCGTGAAACGATTGCAGCAAAAATTGAAGTCCCTGAAGATGAGCCTTCAGTGATTGAAAAACTGAACACTGTTGCTTCCAACACCGTTCGTAAATTCACGCAAACTGGTACAGCATCTTGGTATGGTCGTCAGTTCCATGGTCGTAAAACCGCGAGCGGTGAAACGTTCGACATGAATGCCATGACTGCTGCTCACCGTAGCCTGCCATTGAACTGTTTCATCCGTGTGACCAACAAAAACAATGGTAAGAGTGTGGTTGTGAAAGTAAATGACCGTGGCCCATTCCATGGTAACCGTGTTCTGGATCTGTCTTATGGTGCTGCGAAACGCTTAGGCATCACCAACTCAGGTACTGCAAAAGTCAGTATCGAGCGTGTAGACGGTCCAAACTCTTAA
- a CDS encoding AzlC family ABC transporter permease, which produces MLARLKKTRTISFLHRTDTTLFLQGARDIMPLNLAVLPWGLLAGSMAVQAGLTTTQAVAMSAIIFAGAAQLLSLNMLQEGQSFFAILFSVFILTTQHLLYGLNFRAQEQQFSLGKRLLVGFLLTDELFAVAMQQHKLQFSYLLGAGLCFYLAWCSFSVVGVLLAYQLPQLADWHLDFSIAALFILLMIPLIRTRATLFGVVISFGLMFLCCQFGYSQYLILAALIGMLASACLEQDAGEEK; this is translated from the coding sequence ATGCTGGCACGCTTGAAAAAAACACGTACGATTTCTTTTTTACATCGAACAGATACCACCTTATTTTTACAAGGTGCTCGGGATATCATGCCACTGAATCTGGCGGTTTTACCATGGGGATTACTGGCTGGGTCTATGGCAGTGCAAGCCGGTTTAACGACTACGCAGGCGGTGGCGATGTCAGCGATTATCTTTGCAGGAGCTGCCCAGTTACTCAGCCTGAACATGCTGCAAGAGGGGCAGAGCTTTTTTGCCATTCTGTTTAGTGTCTTTATCTTGACTACACAACATTTGCTATACGGCCTGAACTTTCGGGCTCAAGAGCAGCAATTTTCTTTAGGAAAACGTTTGCTGGTTGGGTTTCTCTTAACTGATGAGCTGTTTGCTGTAGCTATGCAGCAACACAAACTACAATTTTCTTATCTCTTAGGAGCTGGGCTCTGCTTTTACCTAGCTTGGTGCAGTTTTAGTGTTGTAGGTGTTCTGCTAGCTTATCAGTTGCCCCAACTAGCAGACTGGCATCTGGATTTTTCTATTGCTGCACTGTTTATCTTGTTGATGATTCCTTTGATTCGAACCCGAGCTACTTTGTTCGGTGTGGTGATCAGCTTCGGCTTAATGTTTCTGTGTTGTCAATTCGGCTATAGCCAATACCTCATCCTTGCAGCCTTGATTGGTATGCTGGCTTCAGCCTGTCTGGAACAGGACGCAGGAGAAGAAAAATGA
- the tsf gene encoding translation elongation factor Ts, whose protein sequence is MTAVTASMVKELRERTGLAMMECKKALTEANGDIELAIDNLRKSGQAKAAKKAGNIAADGAITIAQEGNKAILVEVNCQTDFVAKDENFANFSAKVAKAALAAGETDAAKIAELKLEDGATVEEARIALVQKIGENIQVRRAAIVEGENLAVYKHGLKIGVVVSYSGDAETGKGLAMHIAAFNPVAVTAEQVPAELIAKEKEIAEAKALESGKPANIVEKMVVGSVEKYLNEVVLERQQYVIDNDKKVAEVLKATGTTVAGFTRFEVGEGIEKKAELSFAEEVAAAQAAAK, encoded by the coding sequence ATGACTGCAGTTACAGCAAGCATGGTTAAAGAATTGCGCGAACGTACTGGTTTGGCAATGATGGAATGTAAAAAAGCGCTGACAGAAGCGAATGGTGACATCGAACTTGCGATTGACAACCTTCGTAAATCTGGTCAAGCAAAAGCTGCTAAAAAAGCAGGTAACATTGCAGCTGACGGCGCAATCACTATCGCTCAAGAAGGCAACAAAGCTATTCTTGTAGAAGTGAACTGTCAAACTGACTTCGTTGCTAAAGACGAAAACTTTGCAAACTTCTCTGCTAAAGTTGCTAAAGCTGCTCTTGCTGCTGGTGAAACTGACGCTGCAAAAATCGCTGAACTTAAACTTGAAGATGGCGCTACTGTTGAAGAAGCTCGTATCGCGCTGGTTCAAAAAATCGGTGAAAACATCCAAGTACGTCGTGCTGCAATCGTAGAAGGCGAAAACCTGGCTGTTTACAAACACGGTCTGAAAATTGGTGTTGTAGTTTCTTACTCAGGTGATGCTGAAACTGGTAAAGGTCTGGCAATGCACATCGCTGCGTTCAACCCAGTTGCAGTAACTGCTGAACAAGTTCCAGCTGAACTGATCGCGAAAGAAAAAGAAATCGCTGAAGCGAAAGCTCTTGAATCTGGCAAACCAGCAAACATCGTTGAGAAGATGGTTGTAGGTTCTGTTGAGAAATACCTGAACGAAGTTGTTCTTGAACGTCAACAATACGTAATCGACAACGACAAGAAAGTTGCTGAAGTCCTTAAAGCAACTGGTACTACCGTTGCTGGCTTCACTCGTTTCGAAGTGGGTGAAGGTATTGAGAAAAAAGCTGAACTTTCTTTCGCTGAAGAAGTTGCTGCTGCTCAAGCTGCTGCTAAATAA
- a CDS encoding PaaI family thioesterase: MNIQNLSGLEIMLEMCDGNIPMPTMATTIPMTAHSVEAGQVIFLVQADEHHLNPMGGVHGGFAATALDSVTGCAVFSMLEAGVSYTTIDLNVKMCRPVPMYKELKAIGKTINISKSLGIAEGHLIDADGKLYAYATATCMIFRP; encoded by the coding sequence ATGAATATCCAAAATCTTTCCGGTCTGGAAATTATGCTAGAGATGTGCGACGGCAATATTCCAATGCCGACGATGGCCACTACAATTCCCATGACTGCGCACTCAGTCGAAGCTGGACAGGTCATCTTCTTAGTTCAAGCGGATGAACATCATCTCAACCCCATGGGTGGCGTGCATGGCGGTTTTGCTGCGACTGCACTAGATTCTGTTACTGGCTGTGCCGTATTTTCCATGCTAGAAGCAGGTGTCAGTTACACTACCATCGACCTGAATGTAAAGATGTGCCGTCCTGTTCCGATGTATAAAGAACTGAAAGCCATTGGCAAGACCATCAATATCAGCAAGAGCTTAGGCATTGCAGAAGGTCATCTCATAGATGCAGATGGAAAGCTCTACGCCTATGCCACAGCGACCTGCATGATCTTTCGTCCTTAA
- a CDS encoding pyridoxal phosphate-dependent aminotransferase yields the protein MDVRLSDRVNSIKPSPTLAVTNKAAELKAAGKNVIGLGAGEPDFDTPQHIKDAAIAAINNGFTKYTAVDGTPGLKKAIIAKLKRDNNLEYAPNQILVSCGGKQSFFNLALALLNKGDEVIIPAPYWVSYPDMVIIAEGTPVIVKCGEEQRFKITPAQLEAAITDKTRLVVLNSPSNPTGMIYTKAELEALAEVLRKYPNVMVASDDMYEPIRWDDEFYNIATVAPDLYDRVIVLNGVSKAYAMTGWRIGYAAGPAKLIGAMKKIQSQSTSNPTSISQVAAEAALNGPQDVLKPMVEAFKRRHDLVVNGLNDIKGITCLPADGAFYAYANIKPLIRAKGLNSCTEFAAWLLEETGVAVVPGDAFGLGGYMRISYATADEVLVDALARIKKAADSIEGVDAAIASIEAAK from the coding sequence GTGGACGTACGTCTCTCTGATCGTGTCAATAGCATCAAACCGTCCCCTACACTTGCTGTTACCAACAAGGCTGCTGAACTGAAAGCTGCTGGTAAAAACGTAATTGGTTTAGGCGCAGGTGAACCGGATTTCGATACCCCACAACACATCAAAGATGCAGCAATTGCAGCGATTAACAATGGTTTCACCAAATATACAGCTGTTGACGGTACGCCAGGTCTTAAAAAAGCAATCATTGCTAAATTAAAACGCGACAACAACCTTGAATACGCGCCAAATCAAATCCTGGTTTCTTGCGGTGGTAAACAATCATTCTTTAACTTGGCACTTGCTTTGTTAAACAAAGGCGATGAAGTGATCATCCCTGCACCATACTGGGTAAGCTACCCTGACATGGTGATCATCGCTGAAGGTACTCCAGTGATCGTGAAATGTGGTGAAGAACAACGTTTCAAAATCACTCCTGCTCAATTAGAAGCTGCAATCACTGACAAAACTCGTTTAGTGGTTCTGAACAGCCCTTCTAACCCTACAGGCATGATCTACACTAAAGCTGAATTAGAAGCTTTAGCTGAAGTACTTCGTAAATACCCTAACGTAATGGTTGCGTCTGACGACATGTACGAACCAATCCGTTGGGACGATGAGTTCTACAACATCGCAACTGTTGCACCAGACCTTTACGACCGCGTAATCGTACTGAACGGTGTATCTAAAGCTTATGCAATGACTGGCTGGCGTATCGGCTACGCAGCGGGCCCTGCTAAACTGATCGGTGCGATGAAAAAAATCCAGTCTCAATCAACTTCAAACCCAACTTCTATTTCACAAGTTGCTGCTGAAGCTGCATTGAATGGTCCTCAAGACGTACTGAAACCTATGGTTGAAGCGTTCAAACGTCGTCACGACTTAGTTGTGAATGGTTTAAATGACATCAAAGGTATTACTTGCCTGCCTGCTGACGGTGCATTCTATGCATACGCAAACATCAAACCACTCATCCGTGCGAAAGGTCTGAACTCTTGCACAGAATTCGCTGCTTGGTTACTGGAAGAAACTGGTGTTGCAGTGGTTCCTGGTGATGCATTCGGTCTAGGTGGTTACATGCGTATTTCTTATGCAACTGCTGATGAAGTACTTGTAGATGCGCTTGCACGTATCAAAAAAGCTGCTGATTCAATCGAAGGCGTAGATGCTGCGATTGCTTCTATCGAAGCTGCTAAATAA
- the map gene encoding type I methionyl aminopeptidase: MNTTYQAPRRLIKSAEDIEKMRVAGRLAAEVLDMIKPHIKPGVSTLELDTICHDYIVNVQNAIPACLGYGAAPGRPAFQHTICTSVNHVVCHGIPSENKILKKGDILNIDVTVIKDGFHGDTNMMYIVGGETSILANRLCKVAQEAMYRGIEAVKPGATIGDIGHVIQKYVESERFSVVREYCGHGIGTTFHDEPQVLHYGQPNTGMILEEGMTFTIEPMVNAGVWQTKLLGDKWTVVTKDHKLSAQYEHTLLVTKNGVEVLTARPEEDLSRFQS, from the coding sequence ATGAACACTACTTATCAAGCTCCCCGTCGTTTAATTAAATCCGCTGAAGATATCGAAAAGATGCGCGTAGCTGGACGACTGGCGGCAGAAGTTTTGGATATGATCAAACCGCATATCAAACCAGGTGTTTCTACACTTGAATTGGATACGATTTGTCATGACTACATTGTAAATGTACAGAATGCAATTCCGGCATGTTTGGGCTATGGTGCAGCACCTGGCCGCCCTGCTTTCCAGCACACCATCTGTACTTCTGTGAACCACGTGGTATGTCACGGTATTCCATCAGAAAACAAGATCCTGAAAAAAGGTGACATTCTGAACATCGACGTGACCGTGATCAAAGACGGTTTCCACGGTGATACCAACATGATGTATATCGTGGGTGGTGAAACTTCGATTCTGGCAAACCGTCTGTGCAAAGTAGCGCAAGAAGCCATGTACCGCGGTATTGAAGCGGTTAAACCAGGTGCAACCATTGGTGACATCGGCCATGTGATTCAAAAATATGTTGAATCTGAACGCTTTAGTGTGGTTCGTGAATACTGTGGTCACGGTATTGGCACTACTTTCCATGATGAACCACAAGTTCTGCACTATGGCCAGCCAAATACCGGCATGATCCTTGAAGAAGGCATGACTTTTACCATTGAGCCAATGGTCAATGCCGGCGTTTGGCAAACCAAACTGCTGGGCGATAAGTGGACTGTAGTGACCAAAGATCACAAATTATCTGCTCAATATGAACACACTCTTTTGGTAACAAAAAATGGCGTAGAAGTCCTGACTGCACGTCCAGAAGAAGATTTATCACGCTTCCAGTCATAA
- the queF gene encoding NADPH-dependent 7-cyano-7-deazaguanine reductase QueF (Catalyzes the NADPH-dependent reduction of 7-cyano-7-deazaguanine (preQ0) to 7-aminomethyl-7-deazaguanine (preQ1) in queuosine biosynthesis): MSVEHSLLGKDTNYPTEYQPDILFPISRATAREKYAHVEGIRQGKDWWHIFEISWLNTAGVPQVAIGRMTLPATSPNLIESKSLKLYFNSLNFAKFDSKEAFIATVEKDLSNAAQVDVKLDLFHIDDLEISKPEGICLDNLTPKRLENHPDATLLALDKESDEQVEVQLYSHLLRSNCPVTGQPDWGTVFIRYQGKKPCYKSILAYIISYRQHNGFHEQCVEQIYADLWQYLQPEKLMVYATYTRRGGLDINPCRVSDTTWMPRPIRLARQ; encoded by the coding sequence ATGAGTGTAGAACATTCTCTTCTTGGTAAAGACACCAACTATCCAACAGAATATCAACCTGACATTCTGTTCCCAATTTCACGCGCAACTGCCCGTGAAAAATATGCCCATGTGGAAGGTATTCGCCAAGGGAAAGACTGGTGGCATATCTTTGAAATTTCCTGGTTAAATACGGCTGGTGTGCCGCAGGTTGCGATCGGTCGCATGACCCTACCCGCCACTTCTCCAAACTTGATTGAATCCAAATCGCTCAAACTGTATTTCAACAGCCTGAACTTTGCCAAGTTTGATTCAAAAGAAGCTTTTATTGCAACGGTAGAAAAAGACCTGTCTAATGCCGCTCAAGTAGACGTTAAACTGGATCTGTTCCATATCGATGATCTGGAAATTTCCAAACCGGAAGGCATCTGTCTGGATAACCTGACTCCAAAACGCCTTGAAAACCATCCTGACGCGACTTTATTAGCCTTAGATAAGGAAAGCGATGAACAAGTTGAAGTGCAGCTGTATTCGCATCTATTAAGAAGTAACTGTCCAGTCACTGGACAACCAGATTGGGGTACGGTATTTATACGCTACCAAGGGAAGAAACCTTGTTATAAGAGCATTTTGGCTTATATTATTTCCTACCGTCAGCACAACGGTTTCCACGAACAATGCGTGGAGCAGATTTATGCGGATCTCTGGCAGTATCTGCAACCAGAAAAGCTGATGGTATATGCGACCTATACACGCCGCGGGGGACTGGATATTAACCCTTGTCGTGTATCGGATACTACATGGATGCCTCGCCCTATTCGTTTAGCGCGACAATAA